A genome region from Hippopotamus amphibius kiboko isolate mHipAmp2 chromosome 1, mHipAmp2.hap2, whole genome shotgun sequence includes the following:
- the LOC130844752 gene encoding cytochrome c oxidase subunit 6C-like — protein sequence MASSSLMKPQMRGLLATRLRFHMVGAFIVSLGVATLCKFAVAEPRKKAYADFYRNYDSMKDFEEMRKAGIFQSAK from the coding sequence ATGGCTTCCAGTTCTTTGATGAAACCTCAGATGCGTGGCCTTCTGGCCACGCGTCTGCGATTTCATATGGTTGGAGCATTCATTGTCTCCCTGGGAGTTGCAACTTTGTGtaagtttgctgtggctgaaccaagaaagaaggcatatgcagatttctacagaaattatgattccatgaaagattttgaggagatgaggaaggctggtatctttcagagtgcaaagtga